The DNA segment TTGTCCTAAAGAACCGGTGGACATATCCACACCAACAACGTAATTCATATTAGGATGACCTTGTAATTTGGAATTAATCTTACGGAAAGTATCTAATTGTTCATCAGCTAATACGCCTTTTTCCGCTAACACCGCATATAACAACGGTGAAGTATGTCCTTTGGATAATACAAAACGATCACGATTAATTCCATTCACATTCGTTTCATCCATGTCCATGACTTCAAAAAACAATTCTGTCAAAATATCCGTTGCGCCCAGAGAACCACCCGGGTGTCCCGATTGAGCTGAGAAAATCTCTCGTAAAATGTTTTTACGAATGTTTTTAGCATGAGCTTGTAATTCTTTTATTTCCATTCAAAATTTCCTCGTTTCTTTCTCTAATTATTTTAACACTGAACAAAAGAAAAAGGAGGCTTTAATGGATAAAAAGATAGGTCTATTCCTTTATTGGCATACTACACTAAGATTTTTGCCTTGTATTTATCTCTATAATGAGAACGACTTAAATGAATGACTTTTTAGTGCTTTACAATATCGTAATATGTCCTTGTCGTTAAAGTATAGACAATATAGAAGAAGATTAGGTAAACAGCCAAACTAGCGAAGGTAATCCATGCAAACGTTGAAAAGCTAATCTTAACGATTATCTGCAACACCAAGTGCATAAATTTCGTGGCCGCCAAAACATGCATGGTCGCAATCAACGGTGGTAAGAAGAATATAATCTTAACCTGTTGACGAATCGTCCTGTGAATCATCCTTTCATCCATACCAACCTTACGCATAATTAAGTAGTTTTCACGGTCTCTTGTTCCCTCACTTACCTGTTTGTAGTAAATCACAAGTACGGATACCGATGTGAATAAAACCACCAACATACTCAACACATAGATAGTACCAACATGAATGCTTAATAGTTCACGATAATTCAGTCGCTTTGAATTAAGTAAGTAGCCATATTTTGAATTCGCTACATTCTTATGATATTCCGCTTCAATAACGTTTTTAAGATCATTCATGTACTTTTCTTCATCGATGGCTTGACCATTGTACTTAATCGTCAAATAATAACGACTTTCTTCTCCTAGTTGTTTTGCTTGCAAAACATTCACATTTGCCAGGCTTTCAACACTATCCACCACAATCACAATTTGTTTTAAAACCGTTGTATTTACAGCATTAAATAAAGTCATATTGATATTCGATAAGGTTTGATACTTCTTCTTTGTACCAAAGTAGTTTAAATCCTTTCCTTGTAAGATATTATCCGGATCATAAACTGCCAATTCACCTTTTTTTAATTTCAAATTTGTTCCAAAAACTCGGTTGACATCCTCTTGCAACACATATGTTACCTGCACAGCATTTAATGCGTCCCAGCTGCTTCTTTGATCCTGCTCTTCAAAAGAAAATTCCCCATTTTTTAAAGTTAAAGTTCCACTTGTTGCACGGAAATAACTGATGTCTTGAGGTTGAATGTGGTGTTTCTCATTCAAAGTCGCAATCGCTTTTAAATAGCCTTCCGCTTCTTCAGTGCTTGGAATTTTATAATAATGTCCATCTGATGCGTTCGTATCCTCATTTCGACTATATACAGAAATTTCATAATCACGAGGATATTGGTAATCAATGGTTGATTTAATCCCTATAACTAATGAAGCTGATATAGATAGAATGATAATAACCATCGTTGAAAGAATCGCAATGTTTCCTAAACCCACCGCATTAGCTTTCATACGGTATAAAAGATTTGAAATATTCACAAAATGTTCTGGTTGATAATAAACCTTCTTCTTGCTCTTACGCCATTTCAAATAAGTAATGGAACCTGCTGTAATCAAGCAATAAGTACCAATAATAACCGCTACCACCGCTACCACAAACATGGCGATTGCTTTTAATGGATTTTGAATTGTTAAGGCAAGATAATACCCAAAGCCCATAAATACCAAACCAATAAGAGCTAGCCAAGTCTTCGCTTTTGGTTCTTTCTCACCTTGAGAAGACAATTGTCTTAAACTAGAAATCGAATGCAATTGAATTTGGAAACCGGTCCGAATAAAGAAACCAAAGTATAAAGCCAAGAAAATAGAACAGGTATAGAGAATAGCGTTCGCTGAAATAAAGAAGCCAAACTTCACTTGACCATCTAAGAACATCGTCATGGCCGCAAAGATTAATTTATCCACTAAAATCCCAAGTGTAATCCCTAAAACAATCGTCCCTAGATATAAAAGTAATAATTCAATTAAAACCATGGAACGAATATGTTTCTTTTCTAAACCTAGGGTGTTTAATAAGGAAAATTCTTCCTGTCTACCTTTCAATACAAAGGAATAGGCATAAAAACTAATAATTAAAGTCGCAATACCGACAATCCATCTACCCACAGTCAATACTTGAATAATATTTCTACCACCACGAGAATTTAAAATATAAGGATTCATTCCCATAGAAATGAAGTTATACATCATAAGAGTTAATAAACTCATCGCTAACAAGAAAGGCACAAACCGCTTTCGATCGTTATGAATATTTTGAATGGCTAATCGACTATATAGCTTAAACATGTTGCTCACCACCTACGCTCATCAAGGTGATGGTATCACTAATTCTCTTGTATAATTCTTCATCGTTTAAATCCCCACGGTAAAGCTGATGAAATAAATGACCGTCACGAATGAATAAAATACGATTGGCTTTACTAGCCGCCATAGTCGAATGCGTTACCATCAAAATGGTTTGCCCGGCTCGATTCAACGATTGAAATAAATCCAATAAGGTAGCGGAAGAATGGGAATCTAAAGCACCTGTCGGTTCATCCGCCAATAATAAATCAGGTTGCGTAATCACCGCTCTAGCAACTGCCACTCTTTGTTTCTGACCGCCGGATAATTCATAAGGATACTTCTTTAATAAATTCTGAATATTTAAAATCGGAGCAATTTCATCCAAGCGCTTTTTCATTTCACCATAAGGCTTGCGTGATAAAACCATCGGTAAATAAATATTATCTTCCACATTTAATGTGTTCATTAAATTAAAATCTTGGAAAATAAAGCCCAAATGTTCACGCCTAAACTGTGCTAGCTCTTTTTCTTTTAAAGAAGAAAAGGCCTTTTCTCTTAACGCAACCGACCCCTTTGTCGGTTGATCTAAGGTAGCTAAGATATTTAGTAAAGTCGATTTACCA comes from the Bulleidia sp. zg-1006 genome and includes:
- a CDS encoding ABC transporter ATP-binding protein; the protein is MSLLEIKHIQKIYSSKLSNQKVVALEDVDFKVEEGEFIAIMGESGAGKSTLLNILATLDQPTKGSVALREKAFSSLKEKELAQFRREHLGFIFQDFNLMNTLNVEDNIYLPMVLSRKPYGEMKKRLDEIAPILNIQNLLKKYPYELSGGQKQRVAVARAVITQPDLLLADEPTGALDSHSSATLLDLFQSLNRAGQTILMVTHSTMAASKANRILFIRDGHLFHQLYRGDLNDEELYKRISDTITLMSVGGEQHV
- a CDS encoding FtsX-like permease family protein: MFKLYSRLAIQNIHNDRKRFVPFLLAMSLLTLMMYNFISMGMNPYILNSRGGRNIIQVLTVGRWIVGIATLIISFYAYSFVLKGRQEEFSLLNTLGLEKKHIRSMVLIELLLLYLGTIVLGITLGILVDKLIFAAMTMFLDGQVKFGFFISANAILYTCSIFLALYFGFFIRTGFQIQLHSISSLRQLSSQGEKEPKAKTWLALIGLVFMGFGYYLALTIQNPLKAIAMFVVAVVAVIIGTYCLITAGSITYLKWRKSKKKVYYQPEHFVNISNLLYRMKANAVGLGNIAILSTMVIIILSISASLVIGIKSTIDYQYPRDYEISVYSRNEDTNASDGHYYKIPSTEEAEGYLKAIATLNEKHHIQPQDISYFRATSGTLTLKNGEFSFEEQDQRSSWDALNAVQVTYVLQEDVNRVFGTNLKLKKGELAVYDPDNILQGKDLNYFGTKKKYQTLSNINMTLFNAVNTTVLKQIVIVVDSVESLANVNVLQAKQLGEESRYYLTIKYNGQAIDEEKYMNDLKNVIEAEYHKNVANSKYGYLLNSKRLNYRELLSIHVGTIYVLSMLVVLFTSVSVLVIYYKQVSEGTRDRENYLIMRKVGMDERMIHRTIRQQVKIIFFLPPLIATMHVLAATKFMHLVLQIIVKISFSTFAWITFASLAVYLIFFYIVYTLTTRTYYDIVKH